The DNA sequence CCAACATAATAAAATGGTAAGCGGATGTTCATCTTTATGATGATGTGATAGTGCTTCAGACAAGACCGACGTTTAAAGATACGTAACGTTACAAGCTAGCTAGCATTtccaagctagctagctcccaGCAAACGATAACAATCCCggcagttagctagctagctacgtcaCCAAGTTATTACAAtgacttagctagctagcattacACTTAACAATATGTTACCCatcatgtatgtgtatgttacTCTTATTTAGGACCGTCGTACTACGTTTCATGACCTATTAACATTATGTAgcatagctaacgttaattagCTCTATCGTTACGTCCTCATAATTGAGGACATATTAATACAGGAACACACCGGAGGAAaggtgaaaaataataaaagctaGACATAGCTACTCAAATGGAGCAGCAAGCCATGTAAATCACTGAGAACATTGTTGCCTGGTGACCGGAAGCTGTACTACAACAACACTGACGTAGAAGCAAAGAGCCCCACAGGTAGCAATTATAGCCTATATTGCTGTGTAATATAGTGGCATATTAGTGGCTGTTACTAAAAGTATCCAGGCCTTATGTTACATTAAACTATCTGTTACAGTCAAAGAAGAAAGGACTAAGTTTGGAAGAGAAGAGAACTCGCATGATGGAGATTTTCTTTGAAACGGTGAGTTCTCCAATTGCAGATGGCCACATAACGGTTTAAAGTAGGAATCAGAGTCAGCTTTAATGGCTTGACTCCGTATTTTCATTGCTCAATGTACTTGCACAGAAATTGACATAACAGCTAAGAATAAGGACAACAAAGCTGGACAAAAGGTATAGACAGCACTGTTATGCCCACAACTATGTGAAACATtggtatatattatatataaatcaaatataatcaatcaaataaaataaaatcattgtGACTATCAATATAATTTAGACTACAATGTATTTCAAAGCTAATCACTTTACTTACTAGCCAGTTTTGTTATGtgtttcattttctttaatGCAATCTGAGTATTATTCTTAATGTCGCTAATTTTGATTAAGGCTGCCCACTTTATGTGAAGGAGACAAAAGCTAACATACAAACTACCTACCAAACCATAAATGGACCTGACTGTAATGACTTGACACTCTGAGTGATACTGAGAAagttttgtgttgtaattttaaaaccTGCAACAGATAAGGAACAGGTTGTTCTTTAAAGAAAATCATCACTTGGTCATGtggttttctttctctttgatACACATACATATCATCTGCACACATATATGCTATTTGTAATTAAACTGGCCCAACAAAGTCATATTAGCcaataaaatgaaaatttagaaagagatctttttttttaaatgcttaaaaTAATTCTTTTTCTGAcgctaaacaaaaaaaaatcacagtttAAGTCCTTGCAAAGTAAGTTATTTTGATTAGTTAATAATATACTGGTAGTAAAACAAAGTTTAAAAGTGCTGTGCATGGAACATTTCAGCACTACAATGAGATAAAATTAGGCAAAAACAAGTATagaaataatgtttttgtttttggctgCCCAAAATAGGTAAACTATGACAAGAAATACCTGGAAAGGCAGAGTTACtgtttataataaaacaatgaCGACTGTAATCCATGAATATAtcagtttttttcatttccaaaaAGCTTGAATAAAGTGCAGCCAAAAACTAGATTCTGATACAGACTGAGATAGATGATttagatcaggggtcttcaacgttttttaaaccaaggacccttaactgaaagagagatggagcagggaccccctactacatgtgttgtgtgtgtgtatatatattggcTACCTTAATGACTACCTTACTCtgataggccagtaagcagattggatttatatttgctaataatatattggattcttgttaagacattttaatttctgaaaaaactttcaaaaattaacaataatttggagtctgcagtgactctgaggaccccctaggggtcccggaccccctgttgaagatctctgatttAGATGGTAAATAGTTCCTTTTTGTatgataaaatgataaaaacaaatgtttttccTTGTATGTGTTCCCTCATTCTCTTTGTAGAAAGATGTGTTTCAGCTGAAAGACATTGAGAAGATCGCTCCTAAGACAAAGGGAATAAGTGAGTAATGATCAACCGTTTTAGTAGAGATTTTTAAAATGGTGTCCAGCTGGTGTGAGATGTCACGTCACTCTATTTTTGgtaaagaaaaataatgtgGGAGCTGAGTCTGAACACTAGACACTGTGATTTCCAAAGGGGAAACATAATGCActaacattttaaacatttgtcatgttttacttttgtttgCAGTTGCAGTTATGCCCATTAACCACACTGACCTTGTATGTCAAGCAGCAGATATTTTTATGGTAATCGACAGTGAACAGAACTATTTATTGTTGCATACTTCACACTTTAGTTAAACATGCACTTTCATCTGAAAGGGTTGCACTTTTACAACAGTATATTTAGTTCATAATACAAAACAGGCACTAAATTAAGCCCCTGTTTACACGAATacgctcgcgggtgaaaaccacaaaatattttattagcTGTGCCTTTTGTTTAGATGGTGACGGCATTCCTggggcttaaaggtcccatgacatggtgctctttggatgcttttatataggccttagtggtcccctaatactgtatctgaagtctgtttcccaaaattcagccttggtgcagaattacagccactagagccagtcccacaatgagctttccttaggatgtgccatttctgtgtctgtagctattgaggagaggggggggggcaaggtggaaggtgggggtgtggccactttgctcgtttgaaagccatgatgtctctctctcatgggtgggccaaattctctgggcgggcaaagcagagaaaggggaggtaaccttgctccttatgacctcataaggagcaagattccagatcggcccatctgagctttcattttctcaaaggcagagcaggatacccagggctcggtttacacctatcaccatttctagccactgggggaccataggcaggctgggggaacgcatattaatgttaaaaatgttaatgtcataaagtgaaattttcatgccatgggacctttttaaaaacgcaaaaaagtgaaaccaccttccagagtggaaatctcaAAAACGCTCCACTGTCGCAttcccgtctaaagggtaaaatcgtgtgtgtgcactgtgtgtgtgtgtgtgtgccgtgtttGTGtcgcgtgtctgtgtgtgcattgtttagagcaataactccacctcctcgtcagTCCAGACAAAATtatcagcttttgttgttcgcttcgtgctactagggagaggagagggagagtagTAGAACGAAGGTTCTTcgcagtagggctgcacgattatggccaaaatgataatcacgattattttgatcaatattgagatcacgattaattatcacgattatttgttgattttagtcaaaactaattttattgtcacataattatataattataactgcttttacatccatattgtgctacattcctactaatacatccatattgtgctacattcctcctttattgaaggatactgtgaaggagtatgccatttcagctgttgtgcgaccgctttccacacatgcatgtttgccgtgaaagatacaggcaacgcaattttctgttcacgatTAGcggcatgtggtgcctggtatctaccggacgaaatagctaccgcagtttctgtggctcattacgctgccacttacatgtctgcgttgcggctctgatgctccgaaacccacgttagaggcaacataaacatcgctgaatgtcacgctagtaaacactaataacacgttacacagcaggtaacgttaggctaccgttagccacagtagctgactgctaaacagtgtagtgtgtctgtatttcactgtaggattccaacagcaggacatccaacagtctgctgctaaagctatgagctaaaagacacaaactagcactggtcgctgctgttgtctgaaaaacaacacagacgggacaaaacgttgcgtttactggtaaactggtaaacattgtgaccggcttatgatgaccgactgctacctgttgtggaattttcctcacgttactccgtcctctgtgactgtctacatctagaaactaagctgcgcggcgcaggcagggaacagctctgattggctcatggagacaagtgatcagacagtggtttatggagcgctagattggctttgcaaaaactgttctatgaagggaatgacgcattttaaatatcgctcgatcacgcaaatttgatcgtgggaagccaaaatcgtgattgtgattaaaattcgattaattgggCAGCCCTACTTTGCAGGCGCGCAGACTTGGTGGATcgcatttcacacacttttgcgtcaccatatgcacttgcgttttctcttcagatcgtttccgtctaaacatagcctaaaTCATTCAGGACTTATAAACATAGGCATCAATGTTAGTGAGACCAGCAGATGATTTAGTGCGCTTTTACGTAAAATACCATCAGTTTATTTCCAAAGACCATTCAGTCAGTATCAACAGGCATTGCACCCTCTTGCATTCGTGAAAACATTGTGGTGACATGCTTGCAACGTGACCATGGCAACCAGGTCTAGTTGTTGCCATCTTAACTGTATTCTAGCCAGCCCCAGCAATGGCAGCAATCTCATAGTGCAGAGTATTGTTGGAAGCTTTTggttttaaataaaacacattctctTAATGTCAACACGGAGCCCAACATTATGAGTATCGAgggaatatttaaaatacaaactGGGATGTTTAAGTGCTGCAGAGGAACAAAGCTGTGTTGTGTATGTTTGGGTGAACTGAAGAGGGATTTTGTTTTAGAATCGACATAACATTAATCTGGAGAAACTGGATTGTGTTGCTGTGATTAAAAGCACATGTTTTGGTCCCCCTTACTTGGGCATGATAAAGTTACTgagtgatgggggggggggcgggggcaaCAAGAGATCTGCATTATGGGCAAGTTTTCCTGTAGGGGAGAGCATGTGAGAAAAGGGGCCAAGGGAGTGATCTCAgctaaactgaaaaaaaaaagcgtgGTATACTGGTTAAATTAAAAGGCAGAATAGTTTGAAGTTGAAAATGGGCAAAAATCTATTTGAATCACGTGAACAGAAACAAGACAACGGACTGGAAAAGACAGCCCTGAagtcatgcacacacagagtttGGTTGATCCATCCAGagtgtttttaattttcaatccttttatttttttccgctGCTGTTCAACGTCCTCTCAGGACTCAGCACAGCTCAGCCCTGAGCAGATACGCTCTTTCAGTTTTACAGTGGACCGGCTGAGCAAATGTGTGGGAGTATCACATTTCACCGCTGACACTGTTCAAGATGGAACTCCTGCTCCATTACATCCTCTCATGCAATGTTCTCTCAGATAAGCATACAACAGACACAGAGGCTGCAGATGTGTGGGTTTAGTTGTGTGAACATGTGAGTGGTATGCCTTGCCAACAGTAAAAATGAGACCTGATGCTGacttgtgcttttttttaaatcctcagtAGAATGCAATGTTATACCGAACATCAGATACATTTTCACATCATTATTGATATGTTCTACGCTTGTAGCAATCATACCTCTACTCCACAATCAATAATCCACACATGGCATCAACTGCTAAGAAGGCAGTGCAGTAATAGAAAATGGAGGGTTTTTGACCTTTTTGATGTCGGTGGtgttctttcctctctctctgctgctttaaGCTCCCATGTCTGTGAAGGACGTGCTGCAGAGCCTGGTGGATGACAACATGGTGGACTGTGAAAGAGTGGGTACGTCCAACTACTACTGGGCCTTTCCCAGCAAAGCCCTGCACGCTCGCAAGAAAAAACTGGAGGAGCTGCAAAGTCAGGTGAGGACACTCCGTTTTAGTCTGAAAACGACCTCATATCTCAAAAGCTGCAGGTGCTACTTAACAAAACCCAATGAATACAGAACACTTTGCTCTATACAGCACAGACACTGTGATGTACAGCATCTCTCCAGAGCTGATAATGgatttttctattaaaaataCCTATATTTTTGTGAAAGGAGAAGATagattttcatatttttttttcaccaaaggTTGTGTTTTCTGGAAGACACTGCACACTATAGTTTACAATAAATGAGGTCAGCATATGACGAGCACGGCCCAGAAAGCGCTTCTGTTAATAACAAGGCAAAGAGAAAAATGGGAAGTGGTGGTGGTTTAATTATTGAATTCCcgaatacaaaaacaaaacaaaataatgagcCCTATTCATAAGTGAGAATCGGAAATCTCCCATGTTGCACAGTCTTGGTGGCTTTTGTGAGAGATGTGTTGTCACACTGCACTAACAGTAACTCGTCTTTGGATTTCTGGGTGTCTGTTGCGTCCCACTTCCCTCTCCTGTTGCATGGCAGACAGATGGTGTGAGGGTGGCGACTCCTCAGAGAATGATGGCCACCAGATTTCTGCGACAGAAGTCAAATGATGTAGAGCAGCAATCTGTCACCACATAATGACGTGTGATTCTACCATATGCATTACAATATACAGGTCTTATCTGTTAACACAGCGATGTAAATGTGTATGCTTAATGTTATGACTGTCGGCCTGTTGGCTCTATAGAGTTTATGAGGCTGAAAGCTACCAAAGCAGCAGGTCCAGATGGACTATCTCCAAAAGTATTAAAAGGCTGTGCTTTTCAATTAGCAAGCtttttttcaagtatttttaattattgtttctcttataaagtgttaccggaTTTATGGAAACAATCTTGCATTATACCAGTACctaaaaagaaaactgttgAGTGTATGAATGATCTAAGACCAGTGGCTCTAACCTCCATAGCTATGAAGGTATGTGAGAGAATTGTGTTAAATAGTCTGAAGCCTCATGTAGAGAATTATCTTGACCCCTGCCAATTTGCTTATCAGAAAGGGAGAGGGGCAGAGGATGCTATTGTCTGTAAATTGGATAGTGTTTATGCTCACTTGGATGCAGGGGGACGGTGTGTGAGAATTCTGTATTATGATTTTAGCTCAGCATTCAATACGATACAACCACACATCATTGTAAATAAGCTTTTAATGATGAAGGTTCCAGGTGTTTTTACTTCTTTTATTCTAAATTTCTTAGAGAACAGGTTTGTTTGTTAAGCTAAACTCAAAAGTTAAGTCAAACAAGATCATGACAAACACAGGTTCACCTCAGGGAACTGTTTTATCACCCTTCCTTTTTTACCATTTACACTGCAGACTACCGTCCACAGCAGGCAAGCTGTCAAGTTGTTAAATTTGCTGACGACACAGCGCTCATTGGGTTCATTGAAAATGATGACCATAGTCACTATCATAATGAGATAAAagcttttgttgatttttgtgATACTCATTTCCTAGAACTCAATGTTAAGAAAACTAAAGAATTAGTAATTGATTACAGGAGAAATAAGATGACAACTGAGGCAGTGGAAATTAAAGGTTCAGTAATAGAAAGAGTGAACACATACAATTATTTGGgcattgtttttaatgataGGTTAACATGGTCAGATCATGTTGACTTACTGATGAAAAAATTAAGTCCACGGGTATACTGTATGAGGAAGTTGCAGTCCTTCAAGGTGAATACAGATGTggtgagaatgtttttttatgtcagtGATATGTAGTGTTTGGAGCTATTGTGtggtgggttgggggggggaaTGCTGGGATAACCGAGAAGGCCAGGATTGATAGAGTGACTAAAAGGGCTGGAAAAATGGTAGGAGAGTTAAATACAGTGGATCAAGTATATGATGAGCGTCTGGCAAAGATGACACAGAAAATAACGAGGGAACCGGGTCACCCTCTTCAtgataatctgactggtagAGTTATGGAACGTAGCGGTAGGCTAAGGCCTCCTGTGACACGAACTAAGCGGTATGCTCTCTCTTTTATACCTCAGTCtatcagacagcacaacaagcactttaaacgtacatttttataaatgttgtattgtatttatgtattgtattgtattatattgtattgtattaggcgggtgtgagcactgtaatttccatttttatggatgaaataaacttgactttgagTCTGTATGAAAAAGTTGGAAGTGTaatttacaaattacaacacagcTTCCTTTTTATTTCAGCCAAATTAATATGCTTTACAGCACTGTAATTGGTATTCATGTCAATAGACCATTGGTCTCTAATGCACCGGTGAGCAGTCATTAGCAATTTAGATTTTAAGGGTGTATACATAACAGTTGGCGTCTTCTCTCGGTTAGAAGATGTGCTAACTGGTGTTGATTTGTTGCCTTGTCGGTGATCATTGGTTGTACTCAGTAACGGCTTCCCCACGTATAACTTCAAACAAGTATGTCAAGAACAGTAGTGTTGATTTGTATGGTGGAGTACAGGAAATCTCTATTGTCTATGTTTTCTTGGCAGCAGTTTGGTGTTGAATATGGCTAATGTTAGACTGTTTTACCTGACAGATTTCTGAAGCAAAGCAGCGGAAAGTGTCCGCAGAGAAAGCGGTTGAAAAAGCGAAAGTAGGACGTGAAGATACAGTAAGGATATTTTCATATGCTTCCACACTttgtacagaaaaaaacatctatTTTGAAtgagaagtgataaaaaataaatcgaCAAAGCCATGTTaatcagacttataaaatcaaTCTCTGTCCGTGTGCAGAAGGAGAGAAGCTCTCTGCTGAAGGAGCTGCAGGCTCTAAAAGAGGAGCGAACTCAGCTGCAGGCCGAGTTG is a window from the Perca fluviatilis chromosome 1, GENO_Pfluv_1.0, whole genome shotgun sequence genome containing:
- the mnd1 gene encoding meiotic nuclear division protein 1 homolog isoform X1, encoding MSKKKGLSLEEKRTRMMEIFFETKDVFQLKDIEKIAPKTKGITPMSVKDVLQSLVDDNMVDCERVGTSNYYWAFPSKALHARKKKLEELQSQISEAKQRKVSAEKAVEKAKVGREDTKERSSLLKELQALKEERTQLQAELDKYRECDPEVVEEMRKSNVVAKEAVSRWTDNVFAIKSWTKKKFSFDDSHINKAFGIPEDFDYMD
- the mnd1 gene encoding meiotic nuclear division protein 1 homolog isoform X2, with the protein product MMEIFFETKDVFQLKDIEKIAPKTKGITPMSVKDVLQSLVDDNMVDCERVGTSNYYWAFPSKALHARKKKLEELQSQISEAKQRKVSAEKAVEKAKVGREDTKERSSLLKELQALKEERTQLQAELDKYRECDPEVVEEMRKSNVVAKEAVSRWTDNVFAIKSWTKKKFSFDDSHINKAFGIPEDFDYMD